From the genome of Triticum aestivum cultivar Chinese Spring chromosome 3B, IWGSC CS RefSeq v2.1, whole genome shotgun sequence, one region includes:
- the LOC123066631 gene encoding uncharacterized protein, protein MAKWGKRRTRTSPPATTISANPASSSPHFLPDLIPLVASRLTTLEDFFALRAACRAYRARLPLSSSNLASQGPLLLVRHKASTSEALFHVPLRRILRFRLPCAGQGPILTCLRWLFPARVGVALGNPSPTSFHSFGCRVAIQDASRPDLRIRHLLTGKRAGARLPGPPEECDAVIFSGDLIIAFTRWQPDIYYCRTGDAHWRAAWCDGGYQLYSLMSLKGTLYALTYPNYGLATVELDNNSVVLSFLEDKLSAQTVLNCSTLWLAECHGQLLLVVRTSTCHVFRWKSGERKWARTESIGGCSLFFNLHEFAGCLGPDHPAVRRDCLYFTGWSGNWSEYSLVDGSLHENVVDYPGQAARKNYVPLAWVLPSIC, encoded by the coding sequence ATGGCGAAGTGGGGGAAGCGCCGGACGAggacctcgccgccggccaccaccaTCTCCGCAAACCCCGCCTCGTCCTCGCCGCACTTCCTACCGGACCTGATCCCGCTGGTCGCGAGCCGGCTGACGACCCTCGAGGACTTCTTCGCCCTCCGCGCCGCCTGCCGCGCCTACCGGGCACGCCTCCCGCTGTCGTCGTCCAACCTCGCCTCGCAGGGCCCGCTCCTCCTCGTCCGCCACAAGGCCTCTACCTCGGAGGCTCTCTTCCACGTCCCCCTCCGCCGCATCCTCCGCTTCCGCCTCCCTTGCGCCGGCCAGGGCCCCATCCTCACCTGTCTCCGCTGGCTCTTCCCTGCCCGCGTCGGCGTCGCCCTTGGGAACCCTAGCCCCACCTCCTTCCACTCCTTCGGCTGCCGCGTCGCCATCCAAGACGCCAGCCGCCCCGACCTCCGCATCCGCCACCTACTCACAGGCAAGCGAGCCGGAGCCCGCCTCCCTGGACCGCCAGAAGAGTGTGACGCAGTTATCTTTTCCGGCGACCTCATCATTGCATTCACGCGATGGCAGCCTGACATCTACTACTGCCGCACCGGGGATGCTCACTGGCGAGCGGCCTGGTGTGATGGAGGCTACCAGCTTTACAGTCTGATGTCCTTGAAAGGCACGCTCTATGCGTTGACTTACCCGAATTACGGCCTTGCGACCGTCGAGCTTGACAACAATTCGGTGGTGTTATCGTTTCTTGAAGATAAACTGAGTGCGCAGACAGTTCTGAATTGTTCGACTTTATGGCTCGCAGAGTGCCACGGTCAGCTATTGCTCGTTGTCAGAACCTCTACGTGCCATGTTTTCCGGTGGAAGTCCGGGGAGAGGAAGTGGGCGAGGACCGAAAGCATTGGCGGTTGCAGCTTGTTCTTTAATTTGCATGAATTTGCCGGTTGTCTTGGTCCAGATCATCCGGCAGTTCGAAGGGACTGCTTGTACTTTACTGGGTGGTCTGGGAACTGGAGTGAGTATTCTTTGGTTGATGGATCTTTGCATGAGAACGTTGTCGACTACCCTGGGCAAGCAGCAAGGAAGAATTATGTACCACTGGCATGGGTCCTTCCAAGCATCTGCTGA